From Lewinellaceae bacterium:
CACCATCATTTCCATTCAGTTCCGGGATGTGCCGCATATGGTATTTCCCGATTCAGCGATCGACAACTGGCGGCAAAACCGGCTGATCATCAGCATTCAGCCCGAGATGAGTATCCGGCTACAGGTCCAGGCGAAGCGGCCGGGTCTTGAAATGATCCTGAACACGGTTGATCTGGTATTTAATTATGACGGCACCTATGGAACCGATTCTCCGGAAGCCTATGAAACCTTGCTTCTGGATACCATGGAAGGCGATCAAACCCTATTTATGCGGGGAGATCAGGTAGAGGCTGCCTGGCAGATCCTGATGCCCATTCTGCATTCCTGGGAGACTAAAAAGAGCATCGATTTTCCCAATTACAATGCCAATACCTGGGGGCCGGAGACCGCGGAGGCACTGATAGCCCAGGATGGGTTTCATTGGTATTCTATTTCACCAACCAGCCACTTAACCAAATCATGAGCCTGCACATATATCCCGACGAGGATACGCTGATCCACGCCTATGCTGCTTATATAACCCGCCAGACCGGAGAAGCAATAGCCCGGTCCGGACGGTGCAATCTTGTCCTGGTCGGGGGCAACTCACCCAAGCGTGTATATCAGCTGCTGACCAAACCTCCTTACCGCAATGCGGTCTCCTGGGAGAAAGTTTACTTTTTCTTTGGTGATGAACGGTACGTTCCGGCGGATCACGAAAGGAATAATGCCCATATGGCCTGGGAAACCCTGCTCAAACCGCTGGGGATTGACCACAGCAAGGTATTTGTAATGGATACCTCATTAACCCCGGAGGAAACCGCTCATCAATATGCACTTCAAATCGGACGTCATTTTCAGGAACAGCCGGTGTCTTTTGATTTGGTCCTACTGGGACTGGGTGATAATGCCCATACTGCTTCGCTATTTCCGGGCAGTACGGTCATCAACGAAACAACTCCCACCGTATCAGCCCTGTATGTGCCGGATGAAAAGGAGTTCCGCATCACTTTGACCGCTCCCCTGATCAATCAGGCTCACCGGGTATCTTTCCTGGCCTTTGGCGTAGCCAAAGCCCTTGCGGTCTATCAGGTGATCGAAGGTGAACGGGATGCCATGTTGTATCCGGCCCAGATCATCCAACCGCTGCACCATCCCGCCGATTGGTTTTTAGACTCACCGGCCGCAGCTCTGCTGTAGTCAAATTACCGGATATGAATCAAGAAAATGCACGGCTGGATGCTCAAGCCTCCGGCCAGGAAAACTGGCTTAAATGGGGACCTTATCTTTCCGAACGACAATGGGGTACCGTCCGTGAAGACTATTCGGCAGATGGGGATGCCTGGAATTATATATCCCACGACATGGCACGATCCCGGGCTTACCGCTGGGGAGAAGACGGGCTATCCGGCATCAGTGATGACCAACAGATCCTGTGTTTTAGTGTTTCCTACTGGAATGGCCGGGATCCAATCCTGAAAGAACGGTTATTTGGCCTGACCAATAAGGAAGGAAATCACGGAGAGGATGTAAAAGAGCTGTACTTCTATCTGGACAATACACCGTCCCATGCCTGGATGGAACACCTTTATCTGTACCCATGTCAGGCTTTTCCCTACGACGAACTGATCCAGGTAAACGGAAGCAGAGACCGGCTTCAGCCGGAGTACGAACTGACTGATACCGATTGCTGGAAAAAAGGAGGCTGGTTCGCCTGCCGGACAAGGTATGCAAAAGCTTCTCCTGATGACATTCTGATCGAAATCCGGATTTCCAACCACAGCCAGGAGGAACAAACCATTACGGTCCTGCCTACCCTTTGGTTTCGTAATACCTGGATCCTGGATGGCAAGCGGCCGGTGATAGTACCCTGTGAGCAAGGGGTGAAGGCCACCCACCCGGAATCAGGCGATACGTATCTATGGTTTGAGCGGCCTGAACATTTGCTTTTTACCGAAAACGACACCAACATGGAAAGGTGTTTTGGTGTCACCAATGTGTCTCCCTATGTCAAAGATTATTTTCATCGGGTGATTTGCAATGGGGATACGAGTGATATTGCCGGAAAGCAAAGTGGAACGAAGTGCGCGCCCGTATATATCCTTAATTTGGGACCAGGAAAATCTTCTACTATACGAGTCAGACTCACCAATTATGTGCTGGATAATGCATTGAATGAAGAATTATTTTCCAATATTTTAACAAAAAGAAAAAAAGAATCCACTGCGTTCTATCAACAGGTATTTCAACGGATAAAAAAGGAAAGCATTTCGGATACGGAACAACTGATCCGTCGGCAGGCTTTATCAGGATTGTTATGGAATAAACAATTTTACCGCTATCAGGTCTCGACCTGGCTGGATGGCGATCCGAATTTACCGCCACCACCACCTGGCCACGATCAGATACGGAATACCGACTGGAGGAATGTAAATGCTGCGGATGTCATTTCTATGCCGGACACCTGGGAATATCCCTGGTTCGCCGCCTGGGATCTTGCATTCCAATGCGTAGCACTTGCAGCCGTAGATCCTGCCTTTTCCAAGAAACAACTGTTGCTGCTCCTCCATGAATGGTATCAGCATCCCAATGGAAAAATTCCCGGGTACGAGTGGTCTTTCGACAGCATTAATCCTCCGATCCACCCCTGGGCAGCTCTGGAAGTTGTCCGCATGGAGTCGGCGATCACTGGCAAACCACTGGATTGTGATTTCTTAAAGCGGTTGTTCCAAAAGATATCACTCAATTTTACCTGGTGGGTAGCGCGGGAGGACAGCAATGGCAATAATGTATTTGAGGGTGGGTTTTTAGGTTTGGATAACATTGCCTTGTTTGATCGCGAAAATGATATTCCGCCCGGTTGCACGCTGGAACAAGTGGACGGTACGGCATGGATGGCTTTCTACAGCCTGCATATGCTGGAAATAGCACTTACCCTCGCTGCCGATGATCCATCTTACGAAGATATGGCCATTAAGTACTTCGAACATTTTGTGAGCATCGCATCGGCCCTAAATGGGATGGCTTCGGAATTATGGGATGACGATTCAGGTTTTTTCTACGATCACCTGGAACATGGTTCGGAGATCCTACCCCTCAGGGTCCGGTCACTGGTCGGGCTCAGCACTTTGTTCGCCGTGACCATTCTGAAAAAACAATACCTGGAGAAAGTGCCTGGTTTTGCACGTCGACTGGAACATTTTGCCAAAGAACGTCATGCTCGTCACCAATACATTGTTTTTGAAGCTTCTGATCGTACCGGTGATGTCCTGTTGTCTCTTGTTCCTATAGACCGGCTGCAGCGTATACTCCACACATTGTTCGATGAAGCAGAATTTTTAAGCCCTTTCGGGATCCGTTCGGTATCCAAATACCATCTGGAACACCCGGTAGAAATGCATATCAATGGTGATATTTTCGGCTTGAGATACGAGCCCGGGGAAAGTGAAACCGGATTATTCGGCGGCAATTCCAACTGGCGGGGACCGATCTGGATACCCACCAACTATCTGCTGATTCATGGTTTGCGGACGTACCACCAGTTTTATGGCAAAACATTAACCATTGAGGTTCCGGCTAACTCCGGAAGAACGCTGGACCTCGAAGAAGCTTCCGTAGAAATAGCCCACCGGATATTATCCATTTTTTCGGCTAACCATCAGGGGGAGCGGCCGGTCCATCAGGATATGGCCTTTTTACAGCTGCCGGAATACCATGATCTGATCCTCTTCTTTGAGTATTTTCACGCCGAAACGGGTAAAGGTCTGGGGGCATCACACCAAACCGGATGGACTGCCCTGGCCGGCATCCTGTAACGATCAGGCTACCTTTTCTTTTATTTTCTTTTTTAGAGCAAACAACTCATCACGGTACTGAGCAGCCGCGATAAAATCGAGTTCCTTCGCTGCTTTACGCATCTTATCCTCAGTCTCAGCAATGACTTTCTCCAATTGATCCCTGGTCATATAATCGACGATGGGGTCTGCCGCAATGGACGGTTCATCGGGTTCAATGTAGGCACGTGATTTCCCTTGTCCCCTGATATCCAGAATGGATTTCTGTGCCAGGATCTCTTCCTTTGTTTTGGTTATGGTCGTTGGCGTAATGCCATGCTCTTCGTTATAGGCCATCTGAATGCTGCGCCGGCGGCTGGTCTCATCCATAGTCTGCTGCATGGATTCGGTGACCTGATCGGCATAGAAGATAACCAATCCGTTGGCATTACGGGCTGCACGGCCGGCTGTCTGCGTCAGAGAACGGTCATTGCGCAAAAAACCTTCTTTATCGGCATCCAGAACAGCGACCAGGGATACTTCCGGTAAATCCAGGCCTTCCCGTAATAAGTTTACCCCAACCAGCACATCAAAACCACCTAAACGCAGGTCCCGGATGATCTCCACACGGTCCAGGGTATCTACCTCCGAGTGGATGTAACGCACCCGGATATGTAATTTGGCCAAATATTTTGTAAGCTCTTCCGCCATCCTTTTGGTCAGTGTGGTCACCAGGATACGTTCGTTCCGCTGGATGCGTTCATTGATCTCCTCCAGCAGGTCATCGATTTGATTAAGCGATGGACGGACTTCTATTGGTGGATCCAATAAACCCGTTGGACGGACGATTTGTTCGACCACTACCCCGCCGGTTTGTTCCAGTTCATAATCACCCGGTGTCGCGCTGACAAAAATGACCTGGTTGATCAGGCCCTCAAATTCATTGAAATTAAGTGGCCGGTTATCCAGCGCTGAGGGCAGCCGGAAACCATAGTTCACCAGGTTTATTTTTCTTGCCCGGTCACCACCCCACATACCCCTTACCTGAGGAATCGTGACGTGGCTCTCATCGATTATCATCAGATAGTCATCCGGAAAGTAATCGAGAAGGCAAAATGGACGGGTACCTTGTTGCCGGCCATCGAAAAAGCGGCTGTAATTCTCTATGCCATTGCAGTAGCCCAACTCACGCATCATCTCCACATCAAATGCTACCCGCTCTTTGATTCGCTTTGCTTCCAGATAGCGGCCCTCCTGTTCAAAAAACCGCTCATGTTCCACCAGCTCATCCTCAATATCCCGGATAATCATTTTCAGACGATCCTTCGGGGCGATGTAGAGATTAGCCGGAAAAATGGCCGCATGGGTCAGATCATCCAGATGTTTTCCGGTGTCCGGATCGATCATTTCGATGCTTTCAATTTCATCGCCAAAGAATGTGATCCGGTATCCATAATCAATGTATGGCAAATTGATCTCAACACTGTCTCCCCGCACCCGAAACTGTCCCCGCGTCAGCATAAGTTCGGTACGACTGTACAGGCTTTCAACCAGGCGGTACAGAAACTGATTGCGGGCCAGGACTTTTCCGGTTTCTATGCGGATGATTCCGGCTTTATAATCTTCCGGATTTCCCATACCATAAATACAGGATACCGAGGCAACAATGATAATATCGCGTCGGCCGGAAAGCAACGTTGAGGTGGCCCGCATCCGCAACTTGTCCACTTCTTCATTGATCGAAAGATCCTTCTCGATGTAGGTGTCGGAGACATGGATGTATGCTTCAGGCTGATAATAGTCGTAATAGGATACGAAGTATTCTACGGCATTATCGGGAAAAAATTCTTTGAACTCGGCGTACAGCTGAGCAGTCAGGGTTTTGTTGTGCGTGAGGACCAGTGTTGGTTTTTGCACCTCATTGATTACATTGGCCACCGTGAATGTCTTACCTGATCCGGTGACACCCAACAGTACCTGGGATTTTTCTCCCTGGTTGATACCTGCAACCAGTTGGCGGATGGCTTCCGGTTGATCCCCGGTGGGATGATACTTTGATTCCAGTTGATACGGCATGATAACTACAGATCAAAAACATAAAAATACGAACATTCAATCCATGGTTGGGGTTTCAAAAGCAACAGGTTTTCCTGCATTCGCTAAGAGAACCGGTAATGAAAACAGATTTTGTGTTATAAACAGATGCTACGTAGATGAAAGAACCAGAATATCCAGGCACGGTACCGTTGTATTATAAACGATATGGAGAAGAACACCATAAAACCATTGTGATCCTGCATGGTTTGTTCGGTAGCCTCGATAACTGGCACACTTTTGCCCGGCGCTTAAGCAGTACTTATCAGGTCATTGCCGTGGATCTGCGCAATCATGGTCGTTCTCCGCACACCGGGACTTTTAATATGACCGCGATGCGGGATGATCTTTTACGTTTATGGGATGAGTTGAGCCTGGAGCAAGCCGTGCTGATGGGGCATTCACTGGGAGGCAAAGTTGCCATGGCCTTTGCCACAGCGTATGAAGATCGCTTATCCGCTTTGGTTGTTCTTGACATCAGTCCACGAAGCTACCCCCGTGGTCACGACGTGTATTTTGATGCCATGTTATCCATGCCGCTTAACCTTGAAAGCCGGCAGGAAGCCGACCAATGGCTCTCAAAAACGGTTAAAAGCATGCCTATCCGGCAATTTTTAATGAAAAATCTGGAACGTACTGAAACCGGTTACTCCTGGAAGTTCAATTTGAACGTCCTGTATGATCAATACGATGCGGTGATTGGTCCGGTTGAGATCCTGCAACCTTTGTCGGTGCCGGCATTATTTGTTCGCGGAGCTAAATCAACTTACATTTCGGATGATGATTTAGCTTTGATCCGGGAAACGTTTTTGAATGTTGATATCGTTACTATTGGAAATGCCGGGCATTGGGTCCATGCCGAAGCGCCCGATGCATTATTGGCTGCATTGACGGCATTTCTTTATGTTCACATTTAATTCATAATCAGAATTATTCTTATGCGCAAGATCACTCGTATTCTCCTTCCGGTTCTTATACTCATGTTGATGGCATTTGCCGGGACACCTAATAAGTACTTCGAGATCAGCAAGAACATTGAAATCTTCACCAATCTGTACAAAGAGTTAAATCTCTATTATGTAGATGAAGTGGATCCGGCGAAACTGATGCGTATCGGTGTTGACGCGATGTTGGAACACCTGGATCCCTATACCAACTATTTCTCTGAAAATCAGATCGAGGGATGGCGGTTTATGTCCGAAGGCCGCTACGAAGGCCTGGGGGCAGAGACCAAACTGATCGACAATTACCTGACGATTACTGACTTGATTGATGGTGCTCCGGCTGAGGCATCCGGGTTGAAAATTGGGGACCAAATTGTTAAGGTAGACGGAAGATCTACGGAAGGGAAAAACAAGGTTGAGGTAGAAACCATGATGCGCACGGTACCCAGCCCTGAAATCAAACTGGATGTGATGCGGATCGGGCAAAAGAAATCCATTCCTATAACATTGACCCGTGCAGAGATTAATGACAGCAATGTCCCATATCATGGCATGGTCTCTGACGGAATTGGCTACGTGATACTGACTACGTTCACTGAAAATGCCGGTAAAAATGTCGGGGATGCCATTCGCGATTTGAAAAAAGAAAATCCGGAATTAAAGGGCGTCATACTTGATTTGAGAAATAACGGAGGTGGATTGCTGCGTGAAGCCGTCAGCATTTGCAACTTATTTATTCCCAAAGATGCCCTGGTGGTAACCACCAGGGGTAAAGTACAGGAATGGGATCGTGAATTCAAGACGACCGGTGTGCCGGCCTTTCCTGACCTTCCCGTAACGGTCCTGGCTAATAAGATGACAGCTTCAGCATCAGAGATCGTCTCCGGTGTATTGCAGGATTACGATCGGGGGGTTATCATCGGACAGCGTACCTATGGCAAAGGCCTGGTTCAGAATACGCGGGATATTGGCTACAATTCACAACTTAAACTAACCACTGCCAAATACTACATCCCCAGTGGACGTTGCATTCAGAGTGTGGCTTATCAGGATGGTGAACCGGTAGATGTGCCGGATGATCAACGTGCTGCATTTAAAACCCGCAACGGACGAAAAGTCCTGGATGGCGGGGGCGTGACACCGGATGTTAAGATGGACCATGCCGATATTCCGGACCTGATCACTCAGCTGGAGGATCAGAATATGATTTTCAAATACGTGAACATGTATCAGCAAAATCATGAAAGCATCGGTGATCCGCAGGAATTCCGTTTTGATGACTTCGACGGTTTTAACCAGTTCCTGCAGGCCAATGGATTTGTTTATCACAATCCGGCCTACCGGAAACTGGACGAAGCGGTGCAGGTTATGGAAAAGGATCAGCAATCAAGCTATTTACCTCAACTCCAACAGTTGCAAAACGAATTGACCCAGTCCAACAATGCTGTTTTCGATACCAACAAAGAAATGATTCTGAAAACCATCGCTTCACAAATTGTTGCACGATATTATCCGGAGAAGGATAAGATCCTGTACAAATTGCGGCACGATAATGAGGTTAAGAAAGCCGTGGAGGTGCTGCAAAATTCAGCTGGTTACCAACAAATATTAGCGGGAAAGTGATTGCAGCTGAGGACCAGCCTGTGCTCCTGCATCTTGAAACGGCAGAACAAGGTTGTTCTGTGGCATTGAGCAGGGGTAATACGCTTATATATACGTCAGCGGATCCGTTGTCTTTCCGGCATACTTCTCAATTACCATTGCTTATTAAGGATGCGATGGAAGATCAGCAGATGGACTGGACACAGATCAAGGCAGTTGCTATCTGTGATGGTCCTGGATCCTATACCGCATTGCGCGTCGGTGCTTCCATGGCCAAGGCCATTTGTTACGCGCATCATATCCCGCTGATTGCGGTTCCCACACTAGACCTGATTTATGGCGCCATGGACACCGGAAGCCCGGAAGCGATTTATGTCGCTACCCTGGATGCGCGTCGTGAGCGGGTTTTTTACGCTCTGTACGATGCATCCGGCAATTGTTTGGAAGGGCCGGATTTAAGCCGGATCGACGCATTGATCCAGCGCATTGCATCGCAGGAAGTCCGTGCAGGAGGAAGTGGCGTGATCAATCAGCCGGAGCTTTGGATACATCCGGACAACGTCATCCGCCTGGATCCAGTCCGATATTCAGCAGCAGAAATGACGGGACCCGCCTTGCAGCGATTTGCCCGGGGTATGTTTGAAGATCTCTCTACCTACGCACCTAATTATTTGCTGCGACCGAACATTACTACCCCCAGGCAGGCCAGGTAAGTCTATCTGGTACTCTGTTCATTTAGACTCCAGTTCAACTCCGTTAATGATGCCGGATGCGATCATGATACGGTGGAATTACAACTATCCATTACTTGATTTACGGATTATGAGGTTATTACGGAACCGGATAACACGTATTGATGTTTATCGTAATACCAATGCATTATAAGATTTAATAATGTATAATGGTCATACAATTGATGCCGGTTCAAAGGAGTCTTTCGTATCCGTGAGTGGTCAAATAATCTTACTGGCGGGATTTAGGGCTGGGTCGGTATATGACAACGAATGATGTAAAGATGCGTATAGCAAACGATATAGCCAGGAAAGCCATTTTCAGGCACCTATCCTACCTATATAAGGCCATTCTTTATACATATTCAACCAATTCATATAAATAAGTGTTGAATGTGATAACATTATAATTTAAAAAGTTTTCTAATAAGTGAGTTTGGTACAGTTTTGGTTGCAGTTAGAGCTGATTCCTTGACCGTAAAACCATCTTGTATGAAAAAGCAGAAAAATGAAATTGTTTCGTTAAAGAAAGGAGGTAAGGAGATCCAGCTTGACTATGCTGATCTCCGAAAAGCAGTGTTGGTGCTGCGGGCTGTCAACCACAAACTACGTCAGCGTATCATTGATCTACTGGAAGAAAATGATTCGATGACTGTGACTGACATTTACATTAAACTTAGGCTGGAGCAATCGGTAGCCTCCCAACATTTAGCCATCTTAAGACGTGCTGGTGTAGTTACAACTGAACGGCAAGGAAAATTTATTTATTACCGTATCGACCGTGATAGACTTGCACAAATTTCGAGATTGGTTGAAGAATTAGCTGATTAAACCGTTAGTTGATGGTGAATTTTACATCTCTTTGAAATTCAATATTTTAGCTTATAGGTAAATTGAATTAGACATGGGCCAAATTTGCGATTGAAGTACAACAACGCTTCAATCAGTTACAAATTGCAAGTTTTTTTAATGTTTTGCTTTGTAGATTCATTCATTTGGCGCATATTTGTCGAGCTAGACTTAATAATTCAAAATACTTAAAGCTGCAATATGAGAAGGACTAAGGTTACTTTTGACAATGAAAAGCTACAGGTTTCGACAGAGATTATGCGTGCGTTAGCCCATCCCTTAAGACTTCGCATATTAGAATTCATCGATCGAAATGGTAAGATCAACGTGAACAAAATCTATAACACCCTGAATTTAGAACAATCGATCACCTCCCAGCACCTCAAGGTGTTGCGTCTTGCAGGCGTGGTTAAACAACAAAAGCAAGGCAAATATGTATTGTATTCCATCGAATACGATCTGGTCGACAGAGCCTCACGAGCGGTCAACCGCTTCCTGGGCAAAGCATAAAAAGATACATTGCGCCTGGTCATCCGATCAGGCGCTTTTCATTTGCAGCTACACCCATCACTCGTCCTTTCTTTCGTTATCTTTAATAGATCTAACTTAAAGATGTACGTTATGAAGAGACTCCTGTTCTCCCTCTTGTATCTGACCTGCTTCATTACCATTACAAATGCACAATCCGGTCCTCTGGGGACCTGGAAAACCATCGACGATGCGACCGGTGAAGCCAAAAGTTACGTCGAGATCTATCAGGATCAGGGCAAGTATTTCGGCAAGGTGGTAAAATTGCTGAAATCGTCACCCGACAAGATCTGCACGGAATGTACTGGCAAGAAAAAGAATCAACCTCTGATCGGGCTGGTCGTGATCGAAGACCTGGAACCGTACAAGGACTATTGGTCAAATGGCACGATTATGGATCCGGAAAACGGGAGCGAATACCGCTGCAGTATCTGGTTTGAACCCGGTAATTCCCAGGAATTGAAAGTGAGAGGAAAACACTGGACCGGACTTTACCGGACCCAAACCTGGTACCGGGTGACCTCAGATAAGTAGTGTGGTTCCTGCCGCTTAATCTATTGGTCTTCAATCCTTTCATTTTTTTTGCACCCCATACAATAAATGAATATGGTCCTGTGTTATTTATAGGAAGTTTAAAAAAATCAAAACCAATTTCTGCGTATGAAGCATGATTTTACACCTGAAGATTTAGTACGTTTTCTATACCAAGAAACCTCCCCAGAAGAAACTGTACTGCTACAACAAGCACTTGTAGATGATCAAGAGCTGAAAGATCAGTATGTTGAACTTAAAGACGGCAAAAATGCTCTGCCAACTGCAGCGATCCGTCCTTCTCTGTCTAGCATCGAACGCATACTGAAATACAGCTCGACCGTTCTGTCTCCAGCAACGTTGTAAGCATAGCGACTCTGTAGTAGTTCGAAATCGTACAAAACCCGAATGCCTTTCATGTCAACGTGAAGGGCATTCGGCATTTTTGCACCTACCAATTCCCTATTTATTCCTGAAAAATACCGGGTTAAATAGTACCTTCGTTTTATATATTACCTTTTAAAATATCAACTAAGATGGGTAACGAAAGAGATGAAAAACTAAAAGCATTACGGCTTACGGTCGATAAACTGGAAAAGACTTACGGCAAAGGCACCGTTATGAAACTCGGTGACCAGCAGGTAGTCGAAATTGACACCATACCCACCGGATCCATCGGTCTTGACATCGCACTTGGAATCGGAGGCTTACCCCGCGGACGGGTGGTTGAAATCTACGGTCCGGAATCTTCCGGTAAAACGACCTTGGCTATCCATGCCATCGCCGAATGCCAGAAAAAAGGTGGCATCGCCGCATTCATCGACGCGGAACATGCCTTCGATCGTTTTTATGCCGAAAAACTGGGTGTTGATGTGGAGAACCTGTTGATCTCCCAGCCCGATAATGGTGAACAGGCATTGGAAATTGCCGAAAACCTGATCCGCTCAGGAGCCATCGATATCATCGTCATAGACTCTGTCGCCGCATTGGTACCGCGCAGTGAAATCGAAGGTGAAATGGGAGATTCCAAGGTGGGTTTGCAGGCGCGTCTGATGTCTCAGGCTCTGCGTAAACTGACCGCCACGATTGGTCGTACCGGTTGCTGCTGCATATTTATCAATCAGCTGCG
This genomic window contains:
- the pgl gene encoding 6-phosphogluconolactonase — its product is MSLHIYPDEDTLIHAYAAYITRQTGEAIARSGRCNLVLVGGNSPKRVYQLLTKPPYRNAVSWEKVYFFFGDERYVPADHERNNAHMAWETLLKPLGIDHSKVFVMDTSLTPEETAHQYALQIGRHFQEQPVSFDLVLLGLGDNAHTASLFPGSTVINETTPTVSALYVPDEKEFRITLTAPLINQAHRVSFLAFGVAKALAVYQVIEGERDAMLYPAQIIQPLHHPADWFLDSPAAALL
- a CDS encoding glucosidase; this encodes MNQENARLDAQASGQENWLKWGPYLSERQWGTVREDYSADGDAWNYISHDMARSRAYRWGEDGLSGISDDQQILCFSVSYWNGRDPILKERLFGLTNKEGNHGEDVKELYFYLDNTPSHAWMEHLYLYPCQAFPYDELIQVNGSRDRLQPEYELTDTDCWKKGGWFACRTRYAKASPDDILIEIRISNHSQEEQTITVLPTLWFRNTWILDGKRPVIVPCEQGVKATHPESGDTYLWFERPEHLLFTENDTNMERCFGVTNVSPYVKDYFHRVICNGDTSDIAGKQSGTKCAPVYILNLGPGKSSTIRVRLTNYVLDNALNEELFSNILTKRKKESTAFYQQVFQRIKKESISDTEQLIRRQALSGLLWNKQFYRYQVSTWLDGDPNLPPPPPGHDQIRNTDWRNVNAADVISMPDTWEYPWFAAWDLAFQCVALAAVDPAFSKKQLLLLLHEWYQHPNGKIPGYEWSFDSINPPIHPWAALEVVRMESAITGKPLDCDFLKRLFQKISLNFTWWVAREDSNGNNVFEGGFLGLDNIALFDRENDIPPGCTLEQVDGTAWMAFYSLHMLEIALTLAADDPSYEDMAIKYFEHFVSIASALNGMASELWDDDSGFFYDHLEHGSEILPLRVRSLVGLSTLFAVTILKKQYLEKVPGFARRLEHFAKERHARHQYIVFEASDRTGDVLLSLVPIDRLQRILHTLFDEAEFLSPFGIRSVSKYHLEHPVEMHINGDIFGLRYEPGESETGLFGGNSNWRGPIWIPTNYLLIHGLRTYHQFYGKTLTIEVPANSGRTLDLEEASVEIAHRILSIFSANHQGERPVHQDMAFLQLPEYHDLILFFEYFHAETGKGLGASHQTGWTALAGIL
- the uvrB gene encoding excinuclease ABC subunit UvrB; the protein is MPYQLESKYHPTGDQPEAIRQLVAGINQGEKSQVLLGVTGSGKTFTVANVINEVQKPTLVLTHNKTLTAQLYAEFKEFFPDNAVEYFVSYYDYYQPEAYIHVSDTYIEKDLSINEEVDKLRMRATSTLLSGRRDIIIVASVSCIYGMGNPEDYKAGIIRIETGKVLARNQFLYRLVESLYSRTELMLTRGQFRVRGDSVEINLPYIDYGYRITFFGDEIESIEMIDPDTGKHLDDLTHAAIFPANLYIAPKDRLKMIIRDIEDELVEHERFFEQEGRYLEAKRIKERVAFDVEMMRELGYCNGIENYSRFFDGRQQGTRPFCLLDYFPDDYLMIIDESHVTIPQVRGMWGGDRARKINLVNYGFRLPSALDNRPLNFNEFEGLINQVIFVSATPGDYELEQTGGVVVEQIVRPTGLLDPPIEVRPSLNQIDDLLEEINERIQRNERILVTTLTKRMAEELTKYLAKLHIRVRYIHSEVDTLDRVEIIRDLRLGGFDVLVGVNLLREGLDLPEVSLVAVLDADKEGFLRNDRSLTQTAGRAARNANGLVIFYADQVTESMQQTMDETSRRRSIQMAYNEEHGITPTTITKTKEEILAQKSILDIRGQGKSRAYIEPDEPSIAADPIVDYMTRDQLEKVIAETEDKMRKAAKELDFIAAAQYRDELFALKKKIKEKVA
- a CDS encoding alpha/beta fold hydrolase, producing the protein MKEPEYPGTVPLYYKRYGEEHHKTIVILHGLFGSLDNWHTFARRLSSTYQVIAVDLRNHGRSPHTGTFNMTAMRDDLLRLWDELSLEQAVLMGHSLGGKVAMAFATAYEDRLSALVVLDISPRSYPRGHDVYFDAMLSMPLNLESRQEADQWLSKTVKSMPIRQFLMKNLERTETGYSWKFNLNVLYDQYDAVIGPVEILQPLSVPALFVRGAKSTYISDDDLALIRETFLNVDIVTIGNAGHWVHAEAPDALLAALTAFLYVHI
- a CDS encoding S41 family peptidase produces the protein MRKITRILLPVLILMLMAFAGTPNKYFEISKNIEIFTNLYKELNLYYVDEVDPAKLMRIGVDAMLEHLDPYTNYFSENQIEGWRFMSEGRYEGLGAETKLIDNYLTITDLIDGAPAEASGLKIGDQIVKVDGRSTEGKNKVEVETMMRTVPSPEIKLDVMRIGQKKSIPITLTRAEINDSNVPYHGMVSDGIGYVILTTFTENAGKNVGDAIRDLKKENPELKGVILDLRNNGGGLLREAVSICNLFIPKDALVVTTRGKVQEWDREFKTTGVPAFPDLPVTVLANKMTASASEIVSGVLQDYDRGVIIGQRTYGKGLVQNTRDIGYNSQLKLTTAKYYIPSGRCIQSVAYQDGEPVDVPDDQRAAFKTRNGRKVLDGGGVTPDVKMDHADIPDLITQLEDQNMIFKYVNMYQQNHESIGDPQEFRFDDFDGFNQFLQANGFVYHNPAYRKLDEAVQVMEKDQQSSYLPQLQQLQNELTQSNNAVFDTNKEMILKTIASQIVARYYPEKDKILYKLRHDNEVKKAVEVLQNSAGYQQILAGK
- the tsaB gene encoding tRNA (adenosine(37)-N6)-threonylcarbamoyltransferase complex dimerization subunit type 1 TsaB is translated as MIAAEDQPVLLHLETAEQGCSVALSRGNTLIYTSADPLSFRHTSQLPLLIKDAMEDQQMDWTQIKAVAICDGPGSYTALRVGASMAKAICYAHHIPLIAVPTLDLIYGAMDTGSPEAIYVATLDARRERVFYALYDASGNCLEGPDLSRIDALIQRIASQEVRAGGSGVINQPELWIHPDNVIRLDPVRYSAAEMTGPALQRFARGMFEDLSTYAPNYLLRPNITTPRQAR
- a CDS encoding helix-turn-helix transcriptional regulator; its protein translation is MKKQKNEIVSLKKGGKEIQLDYADLRKAVLVLRAVNHKLRQRIIDLLEENDSMTVTDIYIKLRLEQSVASQHLAILRRAGVVTTERQGKFIYYRIDRDRLAQISRLVEELAD
- a CDS encoding helix-turn-helix transcriptional regulator; translated protein: MRRTKVTFDNEKLQVSTEIMRALAHPLRLRILEFIDRNGKINVNKIYNTLNLEQSITSQHLKVLRLAGVVKQQKQGKYVLYSIEYDLVDRASRAVNRFLGKA
- a CDS encoding DUF2147 domain-containing protein, whose protein sequence is MKRLLFSLLYLTCFITITNAQSGPLGTWKTIDDATGEAKSYVEIYQDQGKYFGKVVKLLKSSPDKICTECTGKKKNQPLIGLVVIEDLEPYKDYWSNGTIMDPENGSEYRCSIWFEPGNSQELKVRGKHWTGLYRTQTWYRVTSDK